Genomic DNA from Vagococcus luciliae:
CTGAGCTCATCAAAGCCAATGTTCACATCGGGAATATAATCAAATAATACACGTGACATATTTTGTGTCTTGTAATTGTTAATAAAATCATCACGCATTTTATAAGTGAGACTGTTAGCCGTAATTTTACTAGGAGAACTGCCATTATAGCGAACATCTATCCCATACATTGGACTCCAATCATACGATGGATGATCATCTGATTGACCCGCGTCCTCTTTTGTCCAAGCTTTTACGGCTTGAATATCTGCTAAAAAGTCACCAGTGGCCATACCAATTAGAGAAGCCTTAGCATTACCACGGGCATCTAAATCAATTCGTCGAGCATTGGCAAATTTAAAATTCGCTCCCGAAGCAAAATCTAACATTGTCCTTGTACCAGTACCACTTTTAATGTGAGAAGTGAATAGACCACGTTCACCAATAATAAAGGTTGACTTATTGGCCCCATATATCATGGAATCTGTCGAAGTTCCTTCACCATCTGAAACAAATTGTACATTTCCCTCATCAGATACATTAAATAATGACCCAGCGCCTAAATTTAATATCTTCCCATTTCCACCATTTTTATTAACAGTTAAATTTCCACTCTCAGCAACATTCACTTGAGAATTATCACCTAATTGGAACAGAGGTAAACCTGTTGTCGTATTTTTAGAATTCACAATCATCTTAGAATTTTTACCAACGTTTATTTGAGAATTTTTACTCAATATAAATCCTGCAACACTGCTAGTTGCGATTGGGCCATTGATGTTTCCAATAAATTGACTGTCTTCACCTAAATTGATAGTTGTATACCATTCAGAAGGAACAGCACTATTGTATCCAAGACGAACTAATATTCGATCCGTATTTTCACCGGTTTCTGTTGTTAATTTACCGCCTTTATCAATGTCTATCCGACCGTTTCGTTGAATATTGATGACAGAAGGTATCTTCCAAGCATATTCAGTAACTTGATAAAACAAACTCTCACCATTTCCGTTACCAATAGTCTTAATTACAACATTAGCATTTTTTCCTACTTTCATTGATGGTTGAATACTTTGAACAGGGTCCCAATTAGAATACCAACTTCCTAAAATAACACCATCACCATCTTGAGATGCAATAGTCGTATCAGTATTATCTTCAAATACCAAAGTATGAGATTCCAAACCAGCTTGCCCTTGTCCATTAGTGTTAGTTCTATTTGTTCCATCATACGATGTATAACCTGGATAAACAGACTTAACATTGTTTTTACCTGCAAAACGAATAGTTGCTTGGAAACAAGCAGTAATTTGTGAACCAAGATAGTTAACGTTACGATATGTTATACTAGCTCCCAAAGTAATAAGATTATACATTGTAACAGGGCCAAAATAATTGGTTCCATACATATCAATATTATCAACTACTGGCTTATGAGCTTTATTAGAATTATAACTATCAGCCCAAGCATAGCAAGCGTTATAAAAATCAACTGAGTAACCATTACCTAATAAAACGAAATCTTTTTTATTTTGAGAAAGCCAGCCTGGACTAATATTAGTGCTGTTACTCATTGAATTTTGAACATCAACAATGGCAACATCTGTGGATTGAAGAGCTGTATCTAACTCCCTAAAAGTAGTTGGTTTTGCCACTTTTCCTGTATAAATAATCACATCGGTAGACAATTCTTTGCCAGTCCCTGAATACTCAGCTGGGACCGTTAACGTAACATGATGTTCTGCTAAATCATTAGAAGATGTAGAAAATAAATCACCTAAGTCTCCTACTTGGATTTTATCTGTCACATCTCCTATTAACCCAGTTGCAGTGGCACCACTCTCATACAAAATCATCTCTTTCGCAGCTTGTTCATCGCCATTTAGCGCCTTGATATCTTCCATACTTTTACCAAAATTATAAGCAACAATTCCGGTCCCTTGGTTATCTAAACTAAACTGCTTAAGATTTTGTAAACCTCCAAATTGTTTCTTTGATGAAACAACTTGAGCTTGCTTTGGACTAATTAATGAATTAGAATTACTTGTTTCCTGTGCCCAAACACGTTCACTTCCTATTGTCAGACTGCATAAAGCAACTAAAACATAACCCATCCATCCTTTTTTTTTCAATTATCTCTCCTCCTTATCTTACAAATACCATTCACTCCTTTTAATTTTTAATTAATCACACAGAAAATAACATTTAAATAGCTTATTAATCAAGTTCATAAACTTAAACGTTATACATGTATTGTAATACTAAATTTTAAAAAAAACAATTATTTGTAAAATAAGGATGACATAAAAGACTATTGAACCACAGAAACTCCTAAGAAAAATCTATTTCCTAGGAGTTTCTATCTAATATAAACGATGTTTATTCAGCAGCGATAATTTTCCAAGTTACTTCAGCTTCATAATCACCTTTAACCATGTCGGTTGCTGTTGCAGCTGGGACAGTTAACTTAACAGATTTAGCATCTGCTGCTTTGTCTGCACCTTGAGCATTATAGTCTTTACTTTGACCAAATTCCATAACAAAACGACCTTTACCTTCTTTTTTCGTTTTATCAGCTGTTACCACTGTGACAGCGGGAGCACCTCCACCTTTACCATCATTGTCAGCCAATTGGAAGTTGGTTAACACGTTTGATGGTAACACTTTACTTGAAGCTGTAGCGTCATTTGTTTGTGATTGTGCGGCAATGATACCATTTGAAAAATCAATGGTTGAACCTTTTAACACATTTTCACCTGAAGTGAATTGTTTTGTCAATTGAGCAGTCACTGTGTAGCCATAAGTACCCCCTGCACGAACGTCAGCCCATTGTACATAAGCACCACGTGTTTTAGCGCCACTGTCAAATGACATTGGTGCTGCAAAAGCTTCCACATCGTTTGCTGATGTTTTGATTGTACCAAAGTTTAAATCTGTTGTTCTTTCAAGAGCAAGAGATCCTGTATCAGGGTTTTTGTTTTCACCTGGTGAGTCTGGATCTGGATCTGGTAATGGTTTAGTAGGATCTTCCGGGTCAACTGTTGGTTGATCTGTCCCACCGGCAGTACCTTCTTCCACTTTTACTGAACCTTTAGATGTTAATTGTCCTGCTTCAGCTGATGCCAATAAAGGAGCGCCTAAAGTTGATACTCCTAAAATTGCCAATAAAGCTGTTGAATAAAAAGTTCTTTTTTTCATGATAAATTCCTCCTAATAAGTTTATTATATAAATAATTATTCTACGGTTGACCTTCCATAATTTTCCAAGTAATCTCTCCGATGTAGCTTCCAGTGTAAATATCACCTGAATCACTTAATTGTAATTTAATACCATCAGATTGTTTGGTATCTCCCCAACTATTACTGATATCAAACGAACCAGCTTTCCCGCTAGTATCGCTATAAATTAGTTGACTAGCATCAGATAATACCAATTCTTTTCCGTTAGAAACATAACGTAGCACATCTGTTAACTGTTTACCATCTGTCGTTTGTAAAGGTGTCGTAACAGCGGCTGAAATACTCCACCCATTTTTAGCATCTGCTCTTGTATCTCTTACAACTAAATTTTTATCATATTCAGGTTTTTCAACCCGATTAATAAGAGCGGTGTATTTTACCGTACCGAAATCTAATTCAGTCGGAACAGATTCAAATCCTACAGTTCCCTTCACTCCGTAATTAATCGTCATGGCAGTATCTGTTACATTAAAATTACTTTCCTTATCAGGACGACTAACTAAGAAATAACCATCTGACTCGAGTGTATCTATCTGTTTTACTACTCCGCTATCTTTTGTCAAATCTACAGTGTCGCCAACTTTTGCGTTAATAGTTGTCGTGTAGGTATCTAATACCTTATTTGCTTCATTAACAAAATGAATAGTCAAAACAGAATCAATTTCTGTAATACTTACTTCTATACTCGCGGTAATATCACTAGACATACCAGCATCTTGCGCTGAAACTTTTAGATTTACAGTGTAAGGAGTCGTCTTAATAGTACTTAAGTCGAGTAATCCTCCTAAATCAGAAACAGTAATAAATTTTGTTAAATCCGTTTTAACACCATTTTCTACTTTAAATGAGTCTAAATTAGCATGGGTTAAAATATATTGTTTTAACTGATCTTCAGACATATTTCTTAACTCTTTATAAGTGATAGAAAGGTTATCTCCTGTCAACTGAGTACTAGATTTCGTAATTGTTAAAGTAGAGGTAATAGTCGTTGTATTTCCTGCCTCATCAGCAACATCAACTTTAACTGTATGATCACCTAGTTGAGTCATATAACCATCTATTGTACTTTGTGGTGTCTCCTGATTAAATGAATAAGTATAATTTTTATTGTTTGGATTGGTATCAGCAACATTTTTGACCAACACTTGTGGTGATGGTGTAGCTGAATTAAGTGAGGCATAGTATTGTATACTATCAGCCGTTGGAGCTGTTTTATCTTGTACAGTATTGATTGTATCATCATCTTTACCATCTAGATAAGCATATGCTTTTACCTTTTCTCCTGCTTGAAGTGTCACACTATCTGGCAGAGTAAATTCATATTTACCAGAGCTATCTGCTTTTACATGGAATTTATGAATTTTATCATTTTCATCCGGTGAATTATAAGATGGTGTCGTAATATAACTATCTTTACTTGAATCATTTTCATCTACGACCTTATAAAACGCCACATACGCATTATTATTTACTGTCCCAGTAAATTTTTGTCCACTTGTTAAGTTTTTATTATCACTAATTGCATCAAAACTTACTTGAACATCTGGTATATAATCAAAGACAACACGTGAAAAATTCTCTGTTTTATATTTAGACTTAAAATCATTACTCACACTATTTGTTAAACTGTTAGCTGTAATACTTCCAGTGGTTGTATTACGATAAGGAATGACCATACCATACATTGGACGCCAATTATATGTTGGATCACTCTTTGATGCATCAGCTTTTGTCCATGCAGACACTTCTTGAATACTAGCATTAAACTTACCTGAATCCATACTGATGAGTGACGCATTTGTATTTCCTCTAGCATCTAAATCAACACGACGAACATTAGCAAATGAAAAATTAGCCCCACTAGCAAATTGAAGCATATTCCGAGTACCTGTTCCATTATTAATTCGTGAAGTGAAAATACCACGTTCATCAATTAAAAAAGTTGAGCCATTACCACCATAAATCATTTGATCTGTAGACGTTGTTTCACCGTCCGATACAAACGTTGCGCTTCCTTCATCTGACACTTTAAAGTTAGATTGTGAAGACAAATTTAAAATACGACCTCTACCTCCAGTCTTGTTAATAGACAATGCGCCACTTTTTTCAACATTAATTAGAGAACTTGTCCCCATCGAAATGACTGGCGAACCAGTGGTCATATTTTTAGCATTAACTATCATAGAGGCATTTTCTCCAACATTAATTTGAGAATTATCCTGAAGCATGAATGCAGCACGACTACTATTATTTGCTATTGGGCCTCCAATATTAACATTAAATTGACTTTTATCTGCTAGATTAATACTAGTAATCCATGAACTTGGAACACTGTTGTTGTATCCTAATCTAACTGGTACACGTGTGGTTCCATCAGCTGTTTCAGCAGTTAACTTAGCCCCTTCACCAATATCAATCCGTCCATTCCGTTGAATACTAATAACAGATGGAATACTTCCACCAGATGTTTGCCAACTATTTGTTTCGCCATCATTTCCTAATGTCCTAAGAACAACATTCGCATTTTTTCCAACAGTTAAGGAAGGCTGAATAGTTGAAACAGTATCCCAATTAGAGTACCAACTCCCTAAAATAACGGCATCTCCTTGCTCTGTTTCGATCAAAGTATCTGTGTTATCTGAGAAAGATAAGGTATGAGACTCTAATCCAGATTGACGAGTATCCGCCATAGAGCGGTTTTTTCCATCGTATGATATATAAGAAGAGTCTTTAGAGCGGATATTATTTTTCCCTTCAAATTTTATAACAGCTTGAAAAGAGGCAGTTATCTGTGAACCAGTGTAATTAACATTACGATACGTAATACTTGATCCATACGCATTTCTATCCCACATGGTCACAGGACCAAAATAATGTCCACCGTATAAATCAACATTATCCACAATAGGTTTATGTACAATGGATGTATTAGTTCCCCATTTATAAGAATAACCTATAAAATCTAAAGAATACCCATTTCCTAATAACACATAATCTTTTCTGCGATCATTTAAAGAGCGATCTGCTCTAACAGTACTCGTATTGGTCATATTATTTTGTACATCGATAATGGTTGTATCATTAGACATTAATGCTGCATCTAATTGTGACCATGTACTAACTTTTGCTACTTTACCAGTATAAATAACAACAGTAGTTGTTAAGTCCTTTCCTATACCAGAATATTCTGAGGGAACAGTCAAGGTTACTTTGTGTTCAGCTAAATCAGTTGAAGTGGTCGATAATAAATCACCTAAATCGCCTACTACAATGTTATCTGATACATCTCCTAATAAACCAGTTGCAGTCGCACCACTCTCATATAAAATCATTGATTTGGCCGCATTAATATCACCATTTAATGCTTTAATGTCATCTGGACTTTTCCCAAAATTGTAAGCAACAATCCCTGTGTTTTGACTATCCAGACTAAACTGCTTTAAATTGGGCAAATTACCAAACGCTTTTTTGGTACTCACAGCACGTAATTTATTCATCTTACTAAAATCAGTTGTATCTGTTGTCTCACCACTATCAGTTTCCTCTATACTTGATGATGTGGTTAAAGTCGTAGAGTTCGTTTTTTCTGCAGCATAGACCATATTAGATAAAAAAACTAACAATAAAACACTTAGAAAAGTAAAAAAATAAATCAAATATTTTTTTTTCACTTTTATCCCCCCTGAATCTCAAAATAATAAACAACTATCACCTTCTTTCATTAGAATTGAGTAATATATCGCAATATAAAACTCAAAAAATGCTATTAATATCAAAAAATAACCAGCCTTTTTTTATTATAAATAATATATGAAAAAAAAACAATTATTTTGTAAAAAAATTATGAACAAATATATATAACCTATATTTAAAAAACAAAATCGTAGGTAAAGTTCCTTTTTTATTATTTAAATGTAAATTTAAGGTAAATTACTATAAATAAGATTATTATTGCTTATTAAAAAACATTTAAATAATATTTAGTTATTTTACGATAAAATTAAAGAATAAATTATATCATAACGAACACCTTACTAACAATAAATACTAATCTATAATTAAAATAACCTTTTCACGACATAATACAGTATAAATAGTTAAACATAACACATGTCAACATTAGAAAGTAAAATAAAAAAGTGTGAGCAAACAGTATTAGTATTGTTTGCTCACACTTTTTTATTTTACTTTCCTTTTATCAAAACAGATTTATCAACTTTATAATACCTAAAGACGTCTCCTTCATAGTCTTTAGCACTTTGAATATCTTTTAAAAACCCATTAACCAACTCACTGTTACCATAAAAGTTTTTTGTTTGGGTACTAGCGTTCATCCCCAACTGTTTAACTGAATTGTAATAACGATTTAAAACAAGTTGACCATCTACTGAATTTAATTTGTTTGCTTTTTTTGTACCATAGCTTGCCATTGAGGTGGATAATTGACGAATATTTTGTTCTAATTTTGTTTGATCATCCTTTTTATCTCGTAGTAATTTTAGCTGATCTTCAAAATCACGTATTAAATAATAAGAATTCACAATCGATTCAGAATCTTCTTTAGATAGATTCATTGCTTGATAGTACCTAGCATATGCTGTCCCACTAAATAAAGTAATAGAGAGAATTAAAGACACTATAAATAACGTTAGAACAGAACGTTTTTTTCTATCTAGTACAATTTTTTGGCGTTTTTTATTTCGTTTGGCTTTTTTTCCTTTGGATTTGGTATTAGATAAAACTTTTAATTGCTTTTTGACAGAAATAAAGCGAAACAGAAAATAAAAGACACCAATCACAGTCAAACATCCTATTGATAATACAATTATATATATTAATTCTGTGTCTATATTTGGCATATCTTTATTCCCCTATAACTCATCTATTTTTCTTACGATTTTTATTTTTACTTTTACCTTTTTTCTTTTTTGATTTTTCTTCGTCTTTTTTATTTTTACGACGAACCAATAAAACAATGATAATAATAATCAACAATAAGATTCCAACAATTAAAAGAATTAACTTCCAATTAAAGCCCTTTTCCTGTACCAATCCCACATCTCGATTATTAAATTCATCTGCTTCTTTACTGGTTATTTCAAATTCCTGTTTCCAATGCCATTTTTGGTTTCGTTCATCAGATGTAACTAAAATATCCGCAACATATTGACCTGGCACCATTGCTTCACCATTCATACTAACTGGGTAATTAATCAATGAATTAGGAGCCATGCGCATAGCTGTTTGTTTTTTTTCATAAAGAGCTGTTTCGCTGCCTTTTTTCATAATTTTAACTTCGGTTGTCATATCATTGACATATGACGGCATAATATTTGAAAAATTAACAAAAATAGCATTTCGATAATTACTTTGACCAGCTGCTACTTTGTTTAATTTTAATTCAGGTGGCACATCTTTTGTGTCTTCTTGTAAAACAACCCCGATAACATAGGCATACTTATTGATAATTCTGGTCCCACCTTGTTCAGAGGCTGTCCCTTTTTGATTCTCTTTTTGCAACTCAATCCCACCAGCAATAACCCCTTCATAGGCTTCTTTTGGCATGGTAATGGTATAAGACACGTCTTTGGTTTCGCCTGCTGCTAATTCAACTTTATCTGGACCTTTCATCACATCTTTCAAATCATATTTTAACGATTTATCTTTTTCTAAAGTCGATTTTCCGTATTCAATCACGCCATTTTGGTTTGTTTTTGCACTGTTTATATCAGCCGAAACCACAATTTTTTCTTTACCCGGATTATTAAAAGTGATGGATACATCTTGTTTTTGTCCTGGTTTAAGCATTAATTTAAAATAACCTAAACTTTTATCTTCTTGGCTATCCGGATAATTGACTTTGTAATTAAATCCAGTGGTTGCCTCTTGATCATCTGCCGCAAAGCTTGTCATAGATAAGCTAAGTAACATTATTCCAATTAACAACAGTGACCTGTAACATACTCGTAATTTTCCCCTCATATTCAAACCCCGCATAACTATTTTTATTTACATCCATAAACACATAAAGTCAAAGCCAGTTTTGAAGCTGACTTTGACAGAATTCAATTGTATCTTAATTATAACACAAATTATTCAGCAGCTACAATTGACCATTTTACTTCTGCTTCATAGTCACCTTTAACCATGTCAGTTGCTGTTGCAGCAGGAACAGTTAATTTAACAGATTTGTCATCTGTTGAAGGAGTACCTGTCTTAGAATCAGCACTTTGACCAAATTCCATAGTAAGACGACCTTTACCTTCTTTAGCTGTTTTATCAGCTGTTACAACAGTGACAGCAGGACCTTCTGCTCCATCTGTATCAGTTAATGTGAAAGCATTTTTAACGTTACCAGGTACTGCTTGACTCATAGCTGTGCTATCATTTGTTTGGGCTTGTGCTGCTACCATACCATTTGAAAAGTCAAGTGTTGCTCCTTTTAATACATTAGCACCTGATGTGAATTGTTTTGTTAATTGAGCTTGCACTGTGTATCCGTAAGTACCACCGGCACGAACGTCAGCCCATTGTACATAAGCACCACGAGTTTTAGCTTTGTCATTAAATGTTACTGGTGCAGCAAAAGCTTCTACATCGTTTGCTGATGTTTTGATTGTTCCAAAGTTTAAGTCTGTAGTTCTTTCAAGAACAAGAGATCCTGTATCAGGGTTTTTGTTTTCACCTGGTGAGTCTGGATCTGGATCTGGTAAAGTTTCACCAGGATTTTCTGGATCGACTGTTGGTGTATCAGTACCACCGGCAGTACCTTCTTCAACTTTTACTGAACCTTTAGATGTTAAAGATCCTGCTTCAGCTGATGCCAATAAAGGAGCGCCTAAAGTTGATACGCCTAAAACTGCTAATAGAGCTGTTGAATAAATTTTTCTTGCTTTCATTATATTTCTCCTCCTAAAAATTTATATATATATGTTAAGGCAATTTACCTAACACCCATGTTAATTCTGTTTCATAAGAAACAGGTTGAATCGTCACAGAATCAGGAACTGTCAATGTCACTGCTGAATTTTTAATAATTGGCTTTTTGTTTTTTTCATCTACCAATTGATTTTTTTTGTCATCAACAGCAGGTGACAGAGTAGCTGTCTGATTGTTGTGATTTTGCTCAGAAGCACCAAATGATATAAACCATGTTCCGCGTGCTTCTTTAGGCTTGGCTGATGCGACTTCATAAGAAACGCCCATCTCATTGATCGCGATGGTCTCTCTTGTCACAGTTGGGGGGCGACTCTCACTTAAAGAGTTTGCCCATCCTTTGTCCAAAGAAAGAACGGCTCCTTTTAACTCATCAGCCAAGCGTGGATCTTTTGTGACACTAGTAAATTGGTGGTCTTGTCTAATTTGAAGCGACCAACCTACTTCTGTGTCTTGTTGATTTGTAACCTGAATATAATTAGCTCTAGCAGGTGTATCACCAACATATTGTTGTGCTAATGCAGCATATTTTCTATTTGTTTCAGTGATTTTATTTGCACCAAAATTGATTGGTGAAACAAAATCAATTCTCAAATCTCCAGTTGTTGAATAATCTGTATCTGGGTCAACTGGGTTGCTAGGATTTTCAGGGTCGAGTGGCTCAGTTTTATCTGTTGTCTCCACTTTGAGACTTCCTTTATTTCCTAATTCATCATTCTGAGCCAGTACGCTATTACTACCAGCAACTAAAAACATTAATGCTGTACAAGTAATCATTCCTCCAAAAAGTGATGTCATTCCACTAATTTTCATCGTCATCATCCTTTCTACGTTTTCGTAAAAAGAACAATAACACAACCAGTATAAGAATTGCTATACCAATAAAACCATAATTTTTTATGATTTCACCAGTTTGAGGTAAAATACCTTTATCCTTGGTTGTAGTAGAGCCACTATTCTTTGGTTGGGAAGACGATTGTGGTGTGGAACTACTACTCTTTGTCGTTCCTTGATCATCTTCATAAAAGGATATTTCACTGGGTACGACGACTTGTCCATTAGCAGAAGCTCCTAACACAACGTAGGGACTTGTTAAAATACTCATTAGCACAACCATTAAACAGATTAAAAAGTGATTCTTTTTTTTTGTCATCCTTTCATCTCCTTAAGGTTGTCCTTCCATAATTTTCCAAGTGATTTCTCCGGTATATTGACCAGTATGGATATCACCTGAAGATCCAAGTTGTAATTTAATACCATCGGATTCTTTTTTATCGCTCCAGTCTTTACTGATATCGTGTAGCCCATTTTTACCAGTATCAACACGATAGATAGGTTGAGCCGCATCAGAAAGAATCACTTCTTCCCCTGACAACACATATCTCAGAACGTTTTGAAGCTTTTTACCATCTTTTGTTTGTAAGGGGGTAGTAACAGCGGCTGTTACTCTAAAGCCATCCGCTTGACCAGAACGTGTATCCCGCACGACTAACTCTTTATCATATGTTGGTTTTTCTACACGATTAGGCATTGCAATGAACTTAACTGTACCAAAATCAAGCGCAGTTGGCACGGATTTGAATTGTACCGTTCCAAGTACTGTATAAATCACTGTCATCTCGGTATCTGTCACATTAAATGATGCTTCATTTTCAGGACGTTTACTTTGATTTATCAGATAACCATCTTGACTTAATTGTGCGATTTGCTTAGCTAATGTTTCATTCTTAGTTAAATCGATGACGTCACCAACTTGTGCCTTAATTGTCGTTGTGTAATCATCCATGACTTTGCCTACTTCATTGACAAATTTAAGCGTTATAACCGAATCAATATCCGTAACTGTGACATTAATATTACCTAAAATATCCGTTTCTCTTCCTGCATCTTTTGCTGAAACAACAAGATAGACTTTATAAGGCGTTGGTTTAATATTAGCTAAATCTGATAACCCATTTAAATCTTTCACCGAAATAAAGTTAGTCAAATCAATTTTTTTACCATTCGACAATTTATACGCTTCAAGATTGCCATTTTTTACGATATACTGCTTAATTTCATCTTCTGACATATGTCGTAAGTCTTTAAATGAAATAGATAAATCTTTAGATGTTAAATTAGTCTCAGTTTTAACGATAGTTAATTTAGCATCAAAAGTTGCCGTATTACCTGCATCATCTGACACATCCACCTTAACAACATGTTCACCCATTTGTGACATGTAACCATCTACTACATTTTGCGGCGTTTCCTTATTGAATTGATAAGTAAAACCTTTATTATTAGGGTTACTGTCTTTGATGTTAGTAACAAATTTTTCAGGTAACGGTGTCGACGCATTCAACGATTC
This window encodes:
- a CDS encoding WxL domain-containing protein is translated as MKARKIYSTALLAVLGVSTLGAPLLASAEAGSLTSKGSVKVEEGTAGGTDTPTVDPENPGETLPDPDPDSPGENKNPDTGSLVLERTTDLNFGTIKTSANDVEAFAAPVTFNDKAKTRGAYVQWADVRAGGTYGYTVQAQLTKQFTSGANVLKGATLDFSNGMVAAQAQTNDSTAMSQAVPGNVKNAFTLTDTDGAEGPAVTVVTADKTAKEGKGRLTMEFGQSADSKTGTPSTDDKSVKLTVPAATATDMVKGDYEAEVKWSIVAAE
- a CDS encoding WxL domain-containing protein → MKISGMTSLFGGMITCTALMFLVAGSNSVLAQNDELGNKGSLKVETTDKTEPLDPENPSNPVDPDTDYSTTGDLRIDFVSPINFGANKITETNRKYAALAQQYVGDTPARANYIQVTNQQDTEVGWSLQIRQDHQFTSVTKDPRLADELKGAVLSLDKGWANSLSESRPPTVTRETIAINEMGVSYEVASAKPKEARGTWFISFGASEQNHNNQTATLSPAVDDKKNQLVDEKNKKPIIKNSAVTLTVPDSVTIQPVSYETELTWVLGKLP
- a CDS encoding LPXTG cell wall anchor domain-containing protein; translated protein: MTKKKNHFLICLMVVLMSILTSPYVVLGASANGQVVVPSEISFYEDDQGTTKSSSSTPQSSSQPKNSGSTTTKDKGILPQTGEIIKNYGFIGIAILILVVLLFFLRKRRKDDDDEN